A window from Catalinimonas alkaloidigena encodes these proteins:
- a CDS encoding ABC transporter permease has translation MFKNYFKVAYRSLVRQRGYTLINVIGLAGGMTCCLLILLFVRHELSYDRFQPRAERLYRLNYSIEMQGNEINIARTPPPIAPAMQEYFPEVEATARIFVRAAGLSTTDENPKRYEETHFAFADSSITRLFHFDFVAGNPERALYEPFTLLISDEMAEKYFGTTDAVGKTLLLDGQHLFRVTGVIRSYPDNSHIHFPLLANYESMLATLPEGGRDNLAQNWIISHSFTYVLLHPQQSYRAVNAKMRGFLDQRSTAPLKDQQTFTLQPLLDLHLHAPAFQAVSEPTGDITYVYVFIAIALVTLLIACINFINLTTARSLQRAREVGMRKVLGAERTQLIGQFLGESLLLSFLSFLLSLLLVHLLLPELNALTDKSLTFSYLLEPGLLLSFVGVFLLTGLLAGAYPAFVISNYRPVESLKGNLGRGLPRSVAPEATGNDFGQWLARQGRGFSLRKVLVVAQFTASIALIGCALVAFRQLEYLRSRPLGFQQEHVLQLPLFANSINNVFGGFSAELRERLNSFEEKIAHNPNVVASTLSSDPLGSGAVRRGAVPEGFTAEDNLFFPGLSVDYDFLEAFDLELVAGRRFSKEAGTDHLEAFIVNEKAVEEFQWGTPEEAIGKTLNREGKEGKVIGVVKDFHYDPLSQPIGPFIFDVTPSIFTTLSIRIKPDDVPATLQFLESEWNDFFPQKTFVYEFLDDSIARLYDTQQRLGRIIGTFAFLAIFISAMGLLGMASYLTLLRRKEIGVRKVLGASVSGIVLMLARDFTGPILVALVLALPLSWWATDRWLQDFAYHIDQTWLFLVVSGVVALLVAWLTVSLQSIRAATANPVDSLRNE, from the coding sequence ATGTTCAAAAACTATTTCAAAGTCGCGTACCGCAGCCTCGTCCGGCAACGCGGCTATACCCTGATCAACGTCATTGGCCTCGCCGGGGGCATGACCTGCTGCCTGCTGATCTTACTGTTTGTCCGCCATGAGTTGAGTTACGACCGGTTTCAGCCCCGGGCAGAGCGCCTCTACCGCCTCAACTATTCCATCGAAATGCAGGGCAACGAAATCAACATCGCCCGCACGCCCCCCCCTATCGCCCCGGCCATGCAGGAGTACTTTCCGGAAGTAGAGGCTACGGCGCGTATTTTTGTGCGCGCCGCCGGACTTTCGACCACCGACGAGAATCCCAAGCGCTACGAAGAGACCCACTTTGCCTTTGCCGACTCGTCGATCACCCGCCTGTTTCACTTCGATTTTGTAGCGGGCAATCCGGAACGCGCTCTGTACGAGCCATTTACCCTCCTGATCTCCGACGAAATGGCGGAAAAGTATTTCGGGACGACCGATGCCGTTGGGAAAACGCTGCTGCTCGACGGGCAACACCTGTTCCGCGTCACGGGTGTGATTCGCAGTTATCCGGATAATTCGCACATCCACTTTCCGCTGCTGGCCAACTACGAGTCGATGCTGGCTACCCTGCCCGAGGGCGGACGCGACAACCTGGCGCAAAATTGGATCATCTCCCACTCGTTTACATACGTGCTGTTGCATCCACAGCAATCGTACCGGGCCGTCAACGCAAAAATGCGGGGCTTTCTGGACCAACGCAGCACCGCTCCCCTCAAAGACCAGCAGACGTTTACGCTGCAACCCCTGCTTGATCTTCACCTCCATGCGCCTGCGTTTCAGGCCGTTTCGGAACCGACCGGCGACATCACCTACGTCTACGTCTTTATTGCCATTGCATTGGTCACGCTGCTGATCGCCTGCATCAACTTCATCAACCTGACTACCGCCCGCTCGTTGCAACGCGCCCGCGAAGTTGGGATGCGCAAAGTGCTGGGTGCCGAGCGTACGCAACTGATTGGCCAGTTTTTGGGCGAGTCGCTGCTGCTCAGTTTTCTGTCGTTTTTACTTTCGCTTCTGCTGGTCCACCTGCTGCTGCCCGAACTCAACGCGCTTACCGATAAGTCACTGACGTTCAGCTACCTGTTGGAGCCTGGTCTTCTCCTCAGTTTTGTAGGCGTCTTCCTGTTGACCGGGTTGCTGGCGGGCGCTTATCCGGCTTTTGTGATCTCGAACTATCGCCCGGTCGAATCGCTGAAGGGCAATCTGGGCCGGGGCCTGCCGCGGAGCGTCGCTCCCGAGGCCACGGGGAACGATTTCGGCCAATGGCTGGCGCGGCAGGGGCGTGGCTTTTCGCTGCGGAAGGTGCTGGTGGTGGCGCAGTTTACGGCCTCCATTGCGCTGATCGGGTGTGCGTTGGTGGCGTTCCGTCAACTGGAATACCTCCGCAGCCGCCCGCTGGGATTTCAGCAGGAACACGTGTTGCAACTGCCGCTGTTCGCCAACAGCATCAACAACGTGTTCGGAGGCTTTTCGGCAGAGTTGCGCGAACGGCTGAATTCGTTCGAGGAGAAGATCGCTCACAACCCGAACGTGGTGGCGAGCACACTCTCGTCGGACCCGCTGGGAAGCGGAGCCGTGCGCCGGGGGGCTGTTCCCGAGGGATTTACCGCCGAAGACAACCTCTTTTTTCCCGGTCTTTCGGTCGATTACGATTTTCTGGAGGCGTTCGATTTAGAATTGGTGGCCGGGCGGCGCTTTTCCAAAGAAGCGGGCACCGATCATCTAGAAGCGTTCATCGTCAATGAAAAAGCGGTAGAAGAGTTTCAGTGGGGCACCCCGGAAGAGGCTATCGGCAAGACGCTGAACCGGGAAGGAAAAGAAGGCAAAGTGATTGGTGTGGTGAAAGATTTTCATTACGATCCGCTGAGTCAGCCCATTGGGCCTTTTATTTTCGACGTAACGCCCTCCATTTTCACGACCCTCTCCATCCGCATCAAACCCGACGACGTGCCCGCCACCCTTCAGTTTCTGGAAAGCGAGTGGAATGACTTCTTCCCGCAGAAAACATTCGTCTACGAATTTCTGGATGACTCCATTGCGCGGCTCTACGATACCCAGCAACGCCTGGGACGCATCATCGGCACCTTCGCGTTTCTGGCCATCTTCATTTCGGCGATGGGGCTGCTGGGCATGGCGTCGTACCTGACGCTGCTACGCAGGAAAGAGATCGGCGTACGCAAAGTGCTGGGGGCGTCGGTTTCGGGCATTGTGCTGATGCTGGCCCGCGATTTTACGGGTCCGATCCTGGTGGCACTGGTACTGGCGCTTCCGCTTTCGTGGTGGGCGACCGACCGCTGGTTACAGGACTTCGCCTACCACATCGACCAGACCTGGCTCTTTCTGGTGGTCAGCGGCGTAGTGGCCCTTCTGGTCGCCTGGCTTACCGTGAGTCTGCAATCCATCCGGGCGGCCACGGCCAATCCGGTCGATAGTCTGCGCAACGAATAA
- a CDS encoding LacI family DNA-binding transcriptional regulator has translation MGKKETTIYDIARQLNLSPATVSRALHDHPAINRNTKVLITQKAKEMGYRTNTFARNLRRQRTNTLGVIVPRLNSYFMSTVLAGMEKVANEAAYNLIITQSLESAQKEIANAKTLFNSRVDGLLVSLAYDTEETEHFETYVKKGIPLLFFDRVLAHKQCTSIVINNEEAAFEAVTHLIAQGCRRVAHLTGDLRRNVYAERLAGYRRALTAHGLPYDETLVRTTDLSPEAGTEAAAWLQHLAPMPDGVFVANDSCAVSCIIALKQAGVQIPEQIAFAGFNNDPVSRVVEPNLTTVHYPGQQMGEIAVKTLINHLNGKESLDATNTIILRSELIARASSCRGKSL, from the coding sequence ATGGGGAAGAAAGAAACTACCATTTACGACATCGCCCGGCAACTCAACCTCTCTCCTGCCACGGTCAGCCGAGCCTTGCACGATCATCCGGCCATCAATCGCAACACCAAGGTTTTGATCACGCAGAAAGCCAAGGAGATGGGCTACCGGACCAACACGTTTGCCCGTAACCTGCGCCGCCAGCGCACCAACACCCTGGGTGTTATTGTTCCCCGGCTGAACAGTTACTTTATGTCGACCGTGCTGGCCGGTATGGAGAAAGTAGCCAACGAGGCAGCCTATAACCTCATCATCACGCAGTCGCTGGAATCAGCACAAAAAGAAATCGCCAACGCCAAAACGCTCTTTAACAGCCGCGTAGACGGGTTGCTGGTGTCGCTGGCTTACGATACGGAAGAGACCGAACATTTTGAGACGTATGTAAAAAAAGGCATTCCGCTGCTGTTTTTCGACCGCGTGCTGGCACACAAGCAATGCACGAGCATCGTCATCAACAACGAAGAGGCAGCATTTGAGGCGGTGACCCACCTGATAGCGCAAGGGTGTCGGCGGGTTGCGCACCTGACCGGCGATTTGCGGCGGAACGTCTACGCAGAGCGGCTGGCCGGCTACCGACGCGCCCTGACTGCACACGGCCTGCCTTACGACGAAACGCTGGTACGCACCACAGACCTTAGCCCGGAAGCCGGCACCGAAGCTGCCGCATGGCTGCAACACCTGGCGCCGATGCCTGACGGCGTGTTTGTCGCCAACGATTCGTGTGCGGTGAGTTGTATCATCGCGCTTAAACAAGCTGGCGTGCAAATTCCGGAACAGATCGCCTTTGCCGGTTTCAACAACGATCCCGTCTCGCGCGTTGTGGAGCCCAACCTGACGACGGTGCACTACCCTGGTCAGCAAATGGGCGAAATCGCCGTCAAAACGCTGATCAACCACCTGAACGGCAAAGAAAGTCTGGATGCCACCAACACCATCATTCTCCGTTCGGAGCTCATCGCTCGCGCCTCTTCCTGCCGCGGAAAATCCTTGTGA
- a CDS encoding endo-1,4-beta-xylanase — protein sequence MPHHLTLSMSTYFPNRFYRTLLSGSLVIAAGLALQSCGSPSTSTSAEADSTAAVQGLKDYYKDYFPIGVAVAPRSLQGDQAELILQQFNSLTPENAMKMGPIHPEPDRYFWDDADAIVQFAQEHGLKVRGHNLCWHEQTPPWLFTDAQGDTVTKEVLLQRLKDHIDAVVTRYKGKIYAWDVVNEAIADDSTQLLRNSAWYQICGEEFITKAFEWAHEADPDAQLYYNDYNTERPEKRERIYQLLKKLVDAGVPIHGVGLQGHWSIYEPTAAELRTAIERFSSLGLDVQVTELDVSVYPWEKFRRPLREGESDAFTAEREQQQLEQYKQVFAIFREHKDVLTSVTFWNISDRYSWLDHYPVEGRKNYPLLFDENLKPKKAYWEVVKF from the coding sequence GTGCCTCATCACCTCACGCTCTCCATGTCGACCTACTTCCCGAATCGGTTTTACCGTACGTTACTTTCTGGCTCGCTGGTAATAGCCGCCGGGCTTGCCCTGCAAAGCTGCGGCTCTCCATCCACGTCTACTTCTGCGGAAGCGGACTCTACCGCCGCAGTCCAGGGCCTTAAAGACTATTACAAAGATTACTTCCCCATCGGAGTGGCTGTAGCGCCCCGCTCATTGCAGGGCGATCAGGCAGAGCTGATTCTGCAGCAATTCAACAGCCTCACGCCCGAAAACGCCATGAAAATGGGGCCGATCCACCCGGAACCCGACCGGTATTTCTGGGACGATGCCGACGCCATTGTGCAGTTTGCACAGGAACATGGGTTGAAAGTGCGCGGGCACAACCTGTGCTGGCACGAGCAGACGCCGCCCTGGTTATTTACCGATGCGCAGGGCGATACGGTCACAAAAGAAGTGCTGCTGCAACGCCTGAAAGACCACATCGACGCCGTGGTGACGCGCTACAAAGGAAAAATTTACGCCTGGGATGTGGTGAATGAAGCCATTGCCGACGACAGCACGCAACTGCTGCGCAACTCGGCGTGGTACCAGATCTGCGGAGAAGAGTTCATCACCAAAGCCTTCGAGTGGGCGCACGAAGCGGACCCCGATGCACAGCTTTACTACAACGATTACAACACCGAACGCCCCGAAAAGCGGGAGCGAATTTACCAGTTGCTTAAAAAACTGGTGGATGCCGGCGTGCCGATTCACGGCGTGGGGCTACAGGGGCACTGGTCGATCTACGAACCGACCGCCGCGGAGCTGCGCACCGCTATCGAGCGTTTCTCGTCGCTGGGCTTGGATGTGCAGGTGACGGAGCTTGATGTGTCGGTTTATCCCTGGGAAAAGTTCCGGCGTCCGCTGCGCGAGGGTGAATCCGATGCCTTCACGGCCGAACGGGAGCAACAGCAATTGGAACAGTACAAACAGGTGTTCGCGATTTTTCGGGAGCACAAAGATGTCTTGACCAGCGTCACGTTCTGGAATATCTCCGACCGCTACAGTTGGCTCGACCATTATCCGGTCGAAGGGCGAAAAAATTATCCGTTGCTGTTCGACGAAAACCTGAAACCGAAAAAAGCCTATTGGGAAGTGGTCAAGTTCTGA
- a CDS encoding ATP-binding protein codes for MSATSVLEWIPPVRSSTDEEKRVQALRSFQILDTPEETDFDQIVTLLAQTFRTPVAMLAFFDRNRNWIKAKVGLQSDEAICANALNAYMIGSQETRGVVAVPDIQACQPYRDIACESPFRFYAGVPLITPGGHLIGSLCVLDHHVRELCAEHQFALEVMAKQVMNLLELRSKNQRLHRTLDQAQLIGNLGVYEIDLVNHRWFASEPFQKLFGLPPATSYPLDDFWKLIHQEDVGAQQLCFRTKLGVENKFDCEFRCVHQQTGKVFYVRNICEVIRNEAGRAVRMVGIKQDVSDQVATLMALQESEERWQFALEGAGDGVWDWTVGSETVFTSRQCKRMLGFEEHELGDALTDWLARILPSTPVEVERFTSSWNPKQERGLMKILQVRAKDGTIRWMLTRGKVVAWKSNGEPLRLIGTLSDITEHKMAEEALQERNTELTKANQELDNFVYRVSHDLRAPISSILGLIHLIKNETDLDVIQHYTQLAEQSLQKQDHFIRDILDYSRNTRLSLQPKEVDFQEMYEETLLTLNHTPEFKLVCSEVRVEAEAGVIFRTDPQRLNVVLNNLVANALRYMNPRQEHSYLQLSARVEAEKAVLCVRDNGIGIHPEHLDKVFRMFYRATDHKPGSGLGLYIVKETVEKLGGTVQIKSQPNVGTEFVITLPNLAPSETKTA; via the coding sequence ATGAGTGCTACGTCAGTACTAGAGTGGATTCCTCCCGTAAGATCATCAACCGACGAAGAGAAGCGAGTACAAGCCTTACGCAGTTTCCAGATTCTCGACACGCCCGAAGAAACCGACTTTGATCAAATTGTAACGTTACTGGCTCAGACATTTCGAACTCCAGTAGCGATGCTCGCCTTCTTTGACCGCAACCGCAACTGGATCAAAGCCAAAGTCGGGTTACAGTCCGACGAAGCCATTTGCGCCAACGCCTTGAACGCCTACATGATTGGCTCTCAGGAGACCCGAGGCGTGGTTGCCGTGCCGGATATCCAGGCCTGCCAACCTTACCGCGATATTGCCTGCGAGTCTCCCTTCCGGTTTTACGCCGGCGTTCCCCTGATTACTCCGGGGGGGCATCTGATTGGCAGTCTGTGTGTACTCGACCATCACGTGCGCGAGTTGTGCGCAGAACATCAGTTTGCGCTGGAAGTGATGGCCAAGCAGGTGATGAACCTCCTGGAGTTGCGTAGCAAAAACCAGCGCCTCCACCGCACGCTCGATCAGGCCCAGCTCATTGGGAATCTGGGCGTGTACGAGATCGATCTGGTCAACCATCGCTGGTTTGCATCGGAACCGTTCCAAAAGCTTTTCGGGCTGCCACCGGCGACCTCTTATCCGTTGGACGATTTCTGGAAGCTGATTCACCAGGAGGATGTAGGCGCACAACAACTGTGCTTTCGGACCAAACTGGGCGTAGAAAATAAGTTCGATTGCGAATTCCGATGCGTACATCAACAGACGGGTAAGGTATTTTATGTCCGCAACATCTGTGAAGTAATTCGCAACGAGGCTGGGCGGGCCGTTCGGATGGTGGGCATCAAACAAGACGTTTCCGATCAGGTAGCTACGCTGATGGCCCTGCAAGAGAGCGAAGAACGGTGGCAATTTGCCCTCGAAGGTGCGGGAGACGGGGTGTGGGACTGGACGGTAGGCTCCGAAACGGTCTTTACGTCCCGGCAATGCAAACGCATGCTCGGCTTCGAAGAGCACGAGTTAGGCGATGCGCTAACCGATTGGCTGGCGCGCATTCTGCCGAGCACGCCTGTCGAGGTGGAGCGGTTCACCTCGTCGTGGAATCCTAAGCAGGAGAGGGGATTGATGAAAATCCTGCAGGTGCGGGCGAAAGATGGCACCATCCGCTGGATGCTGACACGAGGGAAAGTGGTGGCCTGGAAAAGTAACGGAGAGCCGCTGCGCCTGATCGGAACGCTGAGCGACATTACCGAGCATAAAATGGCCGAAGAAGCCTTGCAGGAACGCAATACCGAACTGACGAAGGCTAACCAGGAACTTGACAATTTTGTCTATCGCGTTTCTCACGATCTGCGTGCCCCGATTTCGTCCATTCTGGGTCTGATTCACCTCATCAAAAACGAAACGGACCTGGATGTCATTCAGCACTATACCCAGCTAGCCGAACAGAGTCTACAGAAACAGGACCATTTTATCCGCGATATTCTCGACTATTCGCGCAACACGCGCCTGTCGCTGCAACCGAAAGAAGTGGATTTTCAGGAGATGTACGAAGAAACGCTGCTGACACTCAACCACACCCCCGAGTTTAAGCTGGTATGTTCCGAAGTCCGCGTAGAAGCCGAAGCGGGCGTGATTTTCCGGACCGACCCGCAGCGGCTGAATGTGGTGCTCAACAATTTGGTAGCGAATGCATTGCGCTACATGAATCCACGGCAGGAGCACTCGTATCTACAATTGTCTGCCCGCGTGGAGGCCGAAAAAGCCGTACTGTGCGTTCGCGACAACGGCATCGGCATCCACCCCGAGCACCTCGATAAAGTCTTCCGGATGTTTTACCGGGCTACCGATCACAAGCCCGGCTCAGGGCTGGGTCTGTACATCGTTAAAGAAACGGTCGAAAAGTTGGGTGGAACGGTGCAGATCAAATCACAGCCCAATGTGGGCACTGAGTTCGTCATCACGTTGCCCAATCTGGCACCGTCGGAGACTAAAACTGCGTAG
- a CDS encoding alkaline phosphatase family protein, which yields MKKTVVLNVVGLTPGLIGEHTPFLKQWREQGKEVSVGPVLPAVTCSTQATYLTGKWPSEHGIVANGWYFRDECEIKLWRQSNKLVEAPKVWDHARERNPEFTCANLFWWYNMYSTVDYSVTPRPMYPADGRKLPDCYTQPMELRDRLQQELGQFPLFKFWGPNTSIECSEWIAESAKRVEEWHAPTLTLIYLPHLDYNMQRHGLDWTRITPDLKEIDRVCADLIQFYEARGAQCIVLSEYGITTVSRPIHINRLLREHKYITVKVEQGLEQLDAGASRAFAMADHQLAHVYVNNPADLPAVRALLEKTEGIELVLDEAGKKKYHLDHARAGELVAVADKDSWFTYYYWLDDAKAPDYARTVDIHRKPGYDPVEMVPDPAIRNLMLTVGSKLLRRKLGFRVLMDVTPLDATLIHGSHGRLEEAREHRPLLISPRKDLLTQDHVEPTSVHDLMLAHLFE from the coding sequence ATGAAAAAAACCGTTGTACTGAACGTTGTGGGGTTGACGCCCGGCCTCATCGGCGAACACACGCCCTTTCTGAAACAGTGGCGGGAGCAGGGAAAAGAAGTCTCGGTCGGGCCGGTGCTGCCGGCGGTGACCTGCTCCACGCAGGCTACGTACCTGACGGGCAAATGGCCCAGCGAACACGGCATCGTGGCGAACGGGTGGTACTTTCGGGACGAGTGCGAAATAAAACTCTGGCGTCAGTCGAACAAGTTGGTGGAAGCGCCCAAAGTATGGGACCATGCCCGCGAGCGGAACCCCGAGTTTACCTGTGCCAATCTGTTCTGGTGGTATAACATGTACTCTACCGTCGACTATTCGGTGACGCCACGGCCCATGTACCCGGCCGATGGTCGCAAACTGCCCGATTGCTATACGCAGCCGATGGAGTTGCGCGACCGCCTGCAACAGGAACTCGGTCAATTTCCACTGTTTAAATTCTGGGGGCCTAATACCAGCATCGAGTGCAGCGAGTGGATCGCCGAGTCGGCCAAGCGGGTGGAAGAGTGGCATGCCCCGACGCTCACGCTGATTTACCTGCCGCACCTCGACTACAACATGCAGCGTCATGGGTTGGATTGGACGCGCATTACGCCCGATCTGAAAGAAATCGATAGGGTTTGTGCCGATCTCATTCAGTTCTATGAGGCGCGTGGTGCGCAGTGCATCGTGCTGTCAGAGTATGGCATCACCACCGTGTCTCGCCCCATTCACATCAACCGGCTGTTGCGGGAGCACAAGTACATCACCGTCAAGGTGGAGCAAGGCCTGGAGCAGTTGGATGCCGGGGCCAGCCGTGCGTTTGCCATGGCCGACCATCAACTGGCGCACGTCTACGTAAACAATCCTGCCGACCTGCCGGCCGTTCGGGCACTTTTGGAGAAGACTGAAGGCATCGAACTGGTCCTTGACGAAGCCGGGAAGAAAAAGTATCACCTGGACCATGCGCGGGCCGGCGAGTTGGTTGCCGTAGCCGACAAAGATTCGTGGTTCACCTATTATTATTGGCTCGACGACGCCAAGGCTCCCGACTACGCCCGCACGGTCGATATTCACCGGAAGCCGGGCTACGACCCCGTCGAAATGGTGCCCGATCCGGCCATTCGCAATTTGATGTTGACCGTCGGCAGCAAGCTCCTGCGTCGCAAGTTGGGTTTCCGGGTGCTGATGGACGTAACCCCGCTGGACGCTACGCTGATTCACGGCTCGCACGGGCGGCTGGAGGAAGCTCGTGAGCACCGCCCCTTGTTGATCAGCCCTCGCAAGGACTTGCTGACCCAGGATCACGTAGAGCCCACGTCAGTCCATGACCTGATGCTGGCCCACCTATTTGAGTAG
- the eboE gene encoding metabolite traffic protein EboE, translating to MRLSSDYHLTYCTNIHPGESWDDMAQTLRTYVPTIKAKLHQPFGIGLRLSDQASREILERDELPKFKTWLAEQHCYVFTMNGFPYGGFHRQRVKANVHKPDWRTRERVEYTLRLFRILAELLPEGIEGGISTSPISYKPWLTDADATEHAFRVGAEHLAEVAAELYRIRQQTGQVLHLDIEPEPDGLLENTQEVVDFFKGWLLPEGGAYLQKALGLTSQEAEQCLKDHIQLCYDVCHFALAYEAPANVFSTLRKEGIRIGKIQISAALKWFLPTDPVQRLTAAESLRPFVESTYLHQVVERTTSGALVQYPDLPEALDQLTKSDAVEWRTHFHVPIFLKSYGALSSTQEDIVAVLKLLKTQKVTRHLEVETYTWEVLPPEIRMSLAESIVRELQWVEETWQETSSATR from the coding sequence ATGCGGCTCTCTTCCGACTACCACCTGACGTATTGCACCAACATTCACCCCGGCGAATCGTGGGACGACATGGCGCAGACGTTGCGTACGTACGTACCGACCATCAAGGCCAAATTGCACCAGCCCTTTGGCATCGGACTTCGCCTGTCCGACCAGGCCAGCCGTGAGATTCTGGAGCGGGACGAACTTCCGAAGTTCAAGACGTGGCTGGCCGAACAGCACTGTTACGTGTTTACGATGAATGGCTTTCCCTACGGTGGGTTTCACCGGCAGCGCGTCAAAGCCAACGTCCACAAGCCCGACTGGCGCACCCGCGAACGGGTCGAGTATACGCTTCGCCTGTTCCGTATCTTGGCGGAACTTCTTCCGGAAGGCATCGAAGGCGGCATTTCCACGTCGCCGATTTCGTACAAACCGTGGTTGACCGATGCTGACGCGACGGAACATGCCTTTCGTGTGGGAGCAGAGCACTTGGCCGAAGTCGCTGCAGAATTGTACCGCATCCGCCAGCAGACCGGACAGGTGTTGCACCTAGACATCGAACCAGAGCCCGACGGGCTATTGGAAAACACGCAGGAAGTGGTCGACTTTTTTAAAGGCTGGCTGTTGCCGGAAGGAGGCGCCTACCTGCAGAAAGCATTGGGCCTGACATCACAGGAAGCGGAACAGTGCCTGAAAGATCACATTCAGCTGTGCTATGACGTATGCCACTTTGCCCTGGCCTACGAAGCGCCCGCTAACGTTTTTTCTACGCTGCGCAAAGAAGGCATTCGCATCGGAAAAATTCAGATCAGCGCGGCGCTGAAGTGGTTCTTGCCGACCGATCCGGTACAACGGCTAACGGCGGCAGAGTCGCTGCGCCCCTTCGTCGAATCGACGTATTTGCATCAGGTCGTAGAACGAACCACTTCGGGCGCGTTGGTGCAGTATCCCGATTTGCCGGAAGCCCTCGATCAGTTGACTAAATCCGATGCGGTCGAGTGGCGAACCCATTTCCACGTACCCATTTTTTTGAAGAGCTACGGCGCGCTGAGTTCCACACAGGAAGACATTGTCGCGGTGCTGAAACTGCTCAAAACCCAGAAGGTGACCCGCCACCTCGAAGTCGAAACGTATACCTGGGAGGTGCTGCCCCCCGAAATCCGCATGAGCCTGGCCGAATCGATTGTCCGCGAACTGCAGTGGGTCGAAGAAACCTGGCAGGAAACTAGCAGCGCGACCCGGTAA
- a CDS encoding 3-dehydroquinate synthase, which produces MQTLHQNFTVSYHYPVYFTEGLFHPDNTILADVLASARTPKALFVVDSGVVEHHPALLKQIKAYAKAHAQKFTLAGEPLVVTGGETVKNDPDFVDQLLKAVNVRGIDRHSYLIAIGGGAVLDMAGFAATISHRGVRHVRIPTTVLSQNDSGIGVKNSVNAFGKKNFLGTFAPPQAIINDFAFLSTLDDRDWRGGISEAIKVALIKDKVFFDTIQRDAARLAAREAAPMHQLIHRCAAMHLEHIAGGDPFEMGSSRPLDFGHWSAHKLETLSGFSVRHGEAVAIGIALDTVYSHLKGMLTTAERDQVLQLLRTLGFTLYVPELGGDGDEWPLLAGLQEFREHLGGELTIMLLEQLGKGVEVHEIDETLMKEAILFLEAYQRIPVSIQS; this is translated from the coding sequence ATGCAGACGCTTCACCAGAACTTTACGGTTTCGTACCACTACCCGGTTTATTTTACCGAGGGCCTCTTTCACCCCGACAATACGATTTTGGCCGATGTCCTGGCCAGTGCCCGTACGCCCAAAGCCTTATTTGTGGTGGACAGTGGCGTCGTGGAACACCACCCGGCGTTGCTCAAACAGATAAAGGCGTACGCCAAGGCCCATGCGCAGAAGTTTACGTTAGCGGGGGAGCCGCTCGTGGTGACGGGCGGTGAAACGGTTAAAAACGATCCCGATTTTGTAGACCAGTTGCTGAAAGCCGTCAACGTCCGGGGCATTGACCGTCACTCGTACCTGATTGCGATCGGGGGCGGTGCGGTGCTCGACATGGCCGGTTTCGCGGCGACAATTTCGCACCGGGGCGTTCGTCACGTACGCATCCCGACCACGGTCCTGTCTCAAAACGATTCCGGCATCGGGGTAAAAAACAGCGTCAACGCTTTCGGCAAGAAAAACTTCCTCGGCACGTTTGCTCCCCCGCAGGCCATCATCAACGACTTTGCGTTTTTGTCGACCCTTGACGACCGCGACTGGCGTGGGGGCATCTCCGAGGCCATCAAAGTAGCGCTGATCAAAGACAAAGTCTTTTTTGACACCATTCAGCGCGATGCGGCCCGTCTGGCAGCCCGCGAGGCAGCACCCATGCACCAGTTGATTCACCGGTGTGCGGCCATGCACCTGGAGCACATTGCCGGCGGCGATCCGTTCGAAATGGGTTCGTCGCGTCCCCTCGATTTTGGCCATTGGTCGGCGCACAAGCTGGAAACGCTCTCTGGCTTTTCGGTACGACACGGCGAAGCGGTGGCCATCGGCATTGCCCTCGACACCGTCTACTCACACCTGAAAGGCATGCTGACCACAGCGGAGCGCGACCAAGTGTTGCAACTGCTGCGTACGCTGGGTTTCACACTTTACGTGCCTGAACTGGGCGGTGACGGCGACGAATGGCCGCTGCTGGCAGGATTGCAGGAATTTCGTGAGCACCTGGGAGGCGAACTGACCATCATGCTGCTCGAACAGCTGGGAAAAGGGGTGGAAGTGCACGAAATCGACGAAACGTTGATGAAAGAAGCGATCCTGTTTCTGGAAGCCTACCAGCGCATTCCCGTTTCCATCCAATCCTGA